DNA sequence from the Euzebyales bacterium genome:
AGGCCGGTCCCCGCTACCGGATGCACGACCCGTCGGGGTGGCCCACGCAGGCCGGACTGCTCGCCGACGGGCGCTGGGAGCAGTTCGCCGACCTCACCAGCGGCTGACCGGCGGGCCCGCGCAGCCCACGGGCCGTCGCAACCCGCGACCGCGCGGCATCACCGCACGATGGTGTATCCGGCGACCACGATGACAAGGCAGACGGCGACGCTCCAAATGAGCCGGACCCCCCGGCTTCTCCTGGCGAACGCGCGCTGGATGCGGACGCCACGGTCGATCAGCTCGCCCAGCGCCCACTGCGCCCACCGGTAGCGCACGGCCAGCATCGCGAGGCCGATCGGGATGACGAGCAGGGCAGGGCCGGGCAGCACGAGCATCGCCAGGCCGGCGACGACCACCGCGACCGCTGCGATGACCCACACGGCGCGCACCATCCGGCCGCCCTGGTGGTAGCGGCGCTGCACTGCGTGCACCCGCCGCTGGATGTCCTGGCGCAGTTCTTCCGTCATGGGCGGGATCGACCGGTCCGTTGCCGCTGCCGTAGCGGCATCACGTCCATCCTCGCACGCGCGGGCAGCGGCCGACACCGCTCCCGATGTAGGCCGTCCGATTTCTGGATCTAGGCACCGGTCACCGATCTGCGGCCGGCCGGCTCGCCGTACCGTGACCACTGTCAGATCGACAGCCGTCCATGCCACACGAAGGATCAGACATGATCTCCCCCGCGTACCTCGCCCAGCTGATCGAACAGTACCAGGCCCGCCAGGCCGAGCGCTCCGCGACCGTCGCCTCGCTCGACAGCCGCCGGACCAGCGACGAGCCCGTCGTCCGCGCCGCCTGAGCCCTACAGCACACCCGATGGCACCGGCCTCACCCGCCGGTGCCATCGCCCATTGCTCCTGCCGGTCACACGCCCGTCGCGGTGGTCCGGATAGCATCGGCGGGCCGTCGCGACCAAGGAGCAGCGTCCGTGCCGACCGCCGAGCTCGCCGACCAGTACTGGACCTACCTGCTGTCGATAGCGCCGTCATGGGCGACGCTGCTGGGCGTCCACGACCACGACGGCGAGATGGAGGATCTGTCCAGCGAGGCCGAGGAACGCCAGCGGGCACGCCTGGCCGAGCTGCTGCGCGACGCCGAACAGCTGACGCCCGACACCCACACCGACCGGGTGACGACCAGCATGCTGCGCGCCGAGATCGACGCCCGCCTTCGTGCACTCGGCGGCACGCACGGCGACGGCCCGTCACACGTGCTGCTGTCGTGCCAGCAGATGGGTGGACCGCACCTGCTGCTGCTGCAGGCCACGGCGTCGATGACGTTCCCGGCGCCGCCGTGGGCGTCCGCGGCCGTCGACCGCTTCCGTCAGACCGACCGGTACCTTGACCAGGCGTTGGCGCGGTTCGTCGAGGGCGTCGAGCGGGGGCTGACCCCCGTGTCCCGCAACCTGGCGCACGTGCTCGCGCAGCTCGACGGCTACCTTGCGACACCCGTCGACGACGATCCGCTGGTGACCATGGCAGGTCCGGCGGACTGGGACGGCGAGTCGGCGTGGCGTGACCAGTTGCGTGCGGTCGCGAACGATGTCGTGCGACCGGCGATGCG
Encoded proteins:
- a CDS encoding PGPGW domain-containing protein; its protein translation is MTEELRQDIQRRVHAVQRRYHQGGRMVRAVWVIAAVAVVVAGLAMLVLPGPALLVIPIGLAMLAVRYRWAQWALGELIDRGVRIQRAFARRSRGVRLIWSVAVCLVIVVAGYTIVR